A single window of Leptospiraceae bacterium DNA harbors:
- a CDS encoding MaoC family dehydratase N-terminal domain-containing protein yields MKQIELTPFKEIAPATAVDTSTVIKKTYGRYLEEFKDGEVFVHPRAFTIDFSFAQEFATSFMEANPLYLSRPYAQAHGFKDLLVSPLMVFNLALSIGVQNDSEKAMANLGYYNVQFLAPVYPGDTLSARTKVLKVDDKGTEKPGIVHVRTMCFNQSNDVVLQYERKIMINHSNGKPKGDSKPGNPASFFPEADKPVLKLPSLMFPKDFRETTWESTYFDSFKAGQIYIHANGRTITDEHYSWTYRVGNTHPLHYDQLYSKGLTGAMSGEPIVYGGLVFAWLVGMASRDISENMLWDLGYTEGYHTQPSISGDTVTAITRILSVEDVGDKYGLPAGEVHLQFIGLKNIKAAAAFEKYGADLFIKENDKKKLGKEKLPEKIFEIERKLVIKKKPA; encoded by the coding sequence ATGAAGCAAATTGAATTAACACCTTTCAAAGAAATTGCACCGGCAACGGCTGTGGATACCAGCACTGTAATAAAAAAAACCTACGGTCGATATTTAGAAGAATTTAAAGATGGAGAAGTCTTCGTTCATCCGAGAGCGTTTACTATTGATTTTTCTTTCGCACAAGAATTTGCGACTTCCTTCATGGAGGCTAATCCGCTTTATCTCTCACGTCCTTATGCACAAGCACATGGATTTAAAGATCTTTTAGTAAGTCCTCTTATGGTTTTCAATTTAGCTCTTTCCATCGGTGTGCAAAACGATTCCGAAAAAGCAATGGCAAATCTAGGCTACTACAACGTTCAGTTTTTAGCTCCTGTCTATCCTGGAGATACGTTATCCGCTCGAACAAAAGTTTTAAAAGTAGATGATAAAGGCACTGAGAAGCCAGGCATCGTTCACGTGCGCACAATGTGCTTTAACCAGTCCAATGATGTTGTATTACAGTATGAGCGCAAAATCATGATTAACCATTCAAATGGAAAACCAAAAGGCGATTCTAAACCGGGTAACCCTGCTAGCTTTTTTCCCGAAGCAGATAAGCCTGTCTTGAAACTACCATCTCTTATGTTTCCAAAAGACTTTAGAGAAACTACATGGGAATCTACTTATTTTGATTCTTTCAAAGCAGGTCAAATTTATATTCACGCAAATGGTCGCACGATCACAGATGAGCATTATTCATGGACATATCGTGTGGGTAACACGCATCCTCTGCACTACGATCAACTTTACTCAAAAGGTTTAACGGGGGCAATGAGCGGCGAACCGATAGTATACGGTGGACTTGTATTTGCATGGCTCGTCGGTATGGCGTCTCGTGATATTTCCGAGAACATGCTTTGGGATTTAGGTTACACAGAAGGATACCACACTCAACCATCTATCAGCGGAGATACTGTAACAGCTATTACTCGTATTCTTTCCGTAGAAGATGTTGGGGATAAATACGGTTTACCGGCAGGAGAAGTTCATCTTCAATTCATTGGTCTAAAGAACATTAAAGCCGCTGCCGCTTTCGAGAAATACGGCGCAGATTTATTCATCAAAGAAAATGATAAGAAGAAACTCGGCAAAGAAAAACTTCCTGAAAAGATTTTTGAAATCGAAAGAAAACTAGTCATCAAGAAGAAACCGGCTTAA
- a CDS encoding GDP-mannose 4,6-dehydratase: MKKVFISGISGQDGAWLAKLLLSKGYKVYGGVRDVNKFINWRLNHFGILGNIQFYQFNLSDPVSIEKCIKEIQPDEFYNLAAQSSVVESFKSPLETSLMDGLSVLHILEAIKKFSPHTKFFQASSSEIFGNSNTVQQTEDTPHQPANPYAVAKSYAHWMNINYRNAFGLFCVNGILFGHESELRGEDFFSRKVSLHVANWSLGNKSVLEVGNLDAEKDWGYAKEFVEGMYLSLQAEKPEDYVFATGKKTKVRNFIENSFRVININLRWEGESENLKAYDDHSGELMVCINPKFYRPIEIKSACGNPAKAKEKLNWVSNLDYKQISEIMVRSDIEKLRHA; this comes from the coding sequence ATGAAGAAAGTTTTTATCTCAGGCATCTCAGGCCAAGACGGTGCATGGCTAGCAAAGCTATTACTTTCAAAGGGTTACAAAGTTTATGGTGGCGTAAGAGACGTAAATAAATTTATAAACTGGCGATTGAACCACTTTGGAATTTTAGGGAACATTCAGTTTTATCAATTTAACCTTTCGGATCCAGTATCGATTGAAAAATGCATTAAAGAAATTCAGCCTGATGAATTTTATAATCTCGCAGCGCAAAGTAGTGTCGTTGAAAGTTTTAAATCACCTCTAGAGACAAGTTTAATGGATGGTCTCAGTGTTTTGCATATTCTAGAGGCGATTAAAAAATTTAGTCCGCATACCAAATTCTTCCAAGCAAGTAGTTCCGAAATATTTGGAAATTCCAATACGGTTCAGCAAACAGAGGATACTCCGCATCAGCCGGCAAATCCATACGCTGTGGCAAAGTCTTATGCGCATTGGATGAATATAAATTATAGAAATGCATTTGGATTATTTTGCGTAAATGGAATTTTATTCGGGCATGAATCGGAACTTCGTGGTGAAGATTTCTTTTCTAGAAAAGTAAGTCTCCATGTAGCGAATTGGTCTTTAGGAAATAAATCAGTCTTAGAAGTAGGCAATCTAGATGCGGAGAAAGATTGGGGCTACGCAAAAGAATTTGTAGAAGGAATGTATCTCTCCTTGCAAGCGGAAAAGCCAGAAGATTATGTATTCGCAACCGGCAAGAAAACAAAAGTGCGTAATTTTATAGAAAATTCTTTTCGGGTAATTAATATTAACCTCAGATGGGAGGGGGAATCAGAGAACTTAAAGGCATACGATGATCATTCGGGAGAATTAATGGTATGTATTAATCCAAAATTTTACAGACCGATAGAAATCAAATCTGCCTGTGGCAACCCTGCAAAAGCAAAAGAAAAATTAAATTGGGTTTCTAATTTAGATTACAAACAAATTTCTGAGATTATGGTTCGTAGTGATATAGAAAAATTACGCCATGCGTAG
- a CDS encoding SDR family NAD(P)-dependent oxidoreductase translates to MSLLAMLMPKGKNGFGYSTTAEEVTAGISLEGKTILVTGCNSGLGQEAIRVLAMRGARIIGTARTKEKAESALKQVSGKSHLGLECELANPSSVRSCIAEIKKQKIKLDVIICNAGIMALPKLEKAYGYELQFFTNHIGHFILVNGLLDELTEEGRVVMLSSAAHMNAPKEGIVFDNLAGEKNYSAWSFYGQSKIANLLFAKELARRFSGTKKTAYAVHPGVIKTNLARSMNPFLQVVFGLGEHLFLKTVPQGAATECYVATNPNVISESGNYFADCNTKTPRKDAENSELAKKLWEVSEKIVAKL, encoded by the coding sequence ATGTCATTACTCGCAATGTTGATGCCTAAAGGAAAAAACGGTTTTGGTTATAGCACGACAGCAGAAGAAGTCACAGCAGGAATTTCTTTAGAAGGAAAAACGATTCTGGTTACTGGCTGTAATTCGGGACTAGGACAGGAAGCGATTCGAGTGCTCGCAATGAGAGGAGCTAGAATTATCGGAACCGCCCGCACAAAAGAAAAAGCAGAATCTGCTTTAAAACAAGTTAGCGGCAAATCGCACTTAGGCTTAGAATGTGAACTTGCCAATCCTTCGAGTGTTAGAAGTTGTATTGCTGAAATTAAAAAACAGAAAATAAAACTAGATGTAATTATCTGCAATGCGGGTATTATGGCTTTGCCTAAACTAGAAAAAGCTTATGGATATGAGTTACAATTTTTTACGAACCATATAGGACATTTTATTTTAGTTAATGGATTGTTAGATGAATTAACTGAAGAAGGTCGTGTTGTTATGTTGAGTAGTGCCGCACATATGAATGCTCCGAAAGAAGGAATTGTTTTTGATAATCTAGCGGGAGAGAAAAACTACAGCGCTTGGAGTTTTTACGGACAATCAAAGATTGCAAATCTACTATTTGCAAAAGAACTCGCCAGAAGATTTTCAGGAACAAAGAAAACTGCCTATGCAGTGCATCCGGGGGTAATCAAAACTAACCTCGCAAGAAGTATGAATCCATTTCTACAAGTAGTCTTTGGATTGGGAGAGCATTTATTCCTAAAGACAGTTCCACAAGGAGCGGCTACGGAATGTTATGTGGCTACAAATCCAAATGTGATTTCTGAATCGGGAAATTACTTTGCAGATTGTAATACAAAGACTCCTAGAAAAGACGCAGAGAATTCTGAGCTTGCTAAAAAGCTCTGGGAAGTTTCAGAAAAGATCGTAGCGAAATTATAA
- the ligA gene encoding NAD-dependent DNA ligase LigA: MNKIEKQIRELEEEIRHHQNLYYVKNKTEISDKEFDLLFKKLQKLEADYPEYASPNSPTQVVGSDLDNEFEKIAHKIPVLSLENTYNINELTEWIAKTDTEGEYSVEWKIDGASLVLYYEKGKLDKVVSRGTGGVGDDVTANIRTIKNIPLVLKDPVTIYVRGEVYMGYKDFEDFNEENGGKYANPRNLAAGSIKHKNSSQTAKRPLKVFTYDGYFPEGYGKMKTHDEMLKFMKAQKLPVSEDSLIVKAKDVIKRVEEFKKRKDTLDFPTDGLVIKLNSLAKRDALGATAHSPRWARAYKFDALMKESTILKIDFAVGRTGKITPRAEIEPVNLAGTTVKFATLHNQDYIDELGVGIGARVLVAKRGEIIPAVEEVIEKGPEGIFKLPTKCPCCGTKLGKVDDSVDLFCPNKKCPDREKNNLIFFCQKKQMDIEGLGEKQIQNLYDLGFIKSIPDLYNLHKRAEELKEIDGFGRKSVDIILKGIEASKQKDFKVLLPSLGFSEVGHKVTELLIESGYDDVDKIISLVKSKTAEDELMDIHGLGPRTVESLLIVFRDKEVLALIETLKKLGLNFKGKLVEKSDNQPFLDQSWCVTGSFQNFQPRDKAMDLILHHGGRKVSSVSSKTTHLLAGEGAGSKLEKAIELGVKVVSEDEFLAILKSAGIK; encoded by the coding sequence ATGAATAAAATAGAAAAACAAATTAGAGAGCTAGAAGAAGAAATTCGTCATCATCAAAACCTATACTATGTAAAAAATAAAACTGAAATCTCAGATAAAGAATTTGATTTACTGTTTAAGAAGCTTCAAAAACTAGAAGCGGATTATCCTGAATATGCGTCACCGAATAGCCCAACGCAAGTAGTAGGCTCTGATTTGGACAACGAATTCGAAAAAATCGCACACAAAATTCCAGTCCTATCTCTGGAAAATACTTATAATATAAATGAATTGACTGAATGGATTGCAAAGACTGATACAGAAGGTGAGTATTCTGTTGAGTGGAAAATAGACGGAGCCTCTCTTGTTTTATATTACGAAAAAGGAAAATTGGACAAAGTAGTATCTCGCGGAACGGGTGGAGTCGGAGATGATGTAACGGCGAATATCCGCACAATCAAAAACATTCCGTTGGTTTTAAAAGATCCTGTTACAATTTACGTAAGAGGCGAAGTCTATATGGGATACAAAGACTTTGAAGATTTTAATGAAGAGAATGGGGGTAAATACGCGAATCCGCGAAACCTTGCCGCAGGCTCTATCAAGCATAAAAATTCTTCACAAACAGCGAAACGGCCTTTAAAAGTTTTTACTTATGATGGCTATTTCCCGGAAGGCTATGGGAAAATGAAGACGCATGACGAAATGCTAAAATTCATGAAAGCACAGAAGCTTCCTGTCTCAGAAGATTCGCTGATTGTAAAAGCAAAGGATGTCATTAAGCGAGTAGAAGAATTTAAAAAGAGAAAGGATACTCTTGATTTTCCGACAGATGGACTTGTTATTAAACTAAATAGCCTTGCAAAGCGAGATGCGCTAGGGGCTACTGCTCATTCGCCGCGATGGGCAAGAGCGTATAAGTTTGACGCACTCATGAAAGAAAGCACAATCTTAAAAATAGATTTTGCAGTGGGAAGAACAGGAAAAATTACACCGCGCGCAGAAATTGAACCTGTAAATCTTGCAGGCACTACTGTGAAGTTTGCGACCCTTCATAACCAAGATTATATTGATGAACTCGGAGTTGGGATTGGTGCGCGAGTGCTTGTTGCAAAGCGGGGAGAAATTATTCCAGCAGTAGAAGAAGTAATCGAGAAAGGACCGGAAGGAATTTTTAAACTTCCAACCAAGTGTCCTTGTTGTGGGACTAAGTTAGGAAAGGTGGACGACTCGGTAGATTTGTTTTGTCCGAATAAGAAATGTCCCGACCGCGAAAAGAATAATCTAATTTTCTTTTGCCAAAAAAAACAAATGGATATAGAAGGTCTTGGCGAAAAGCAAATTCAGAATCTATATGACTTGGGGTTTATAAAGAGTATCCCCGATTTGTATAATTTACACAAGAGAGCAGAAGAACTAAAAGAAATTGATGGATTTGGAAGAAAGAGTGTAGATATTATTTTAAAAGGCATCGAGGCTTCTAAACAAAAAGATTTTAAAGTATTGCTTCCTTCTCTTGGTTTTTCGGAAGTCGGACATAAAGTGACTGAGCTTCTAATTGAAAGCGGATATGATGATGTGGATAAGATCATTAGTCTGGTCAAAAGCAAAACAGCAGAAGATGAATTGATGGATATCCATGGACTTGGTCCGCGCACGGTTGAGTCACTACTGATTGTGTTTAGAGACAAAGAGGTATTAGCCCTAATCGAGACTTTAAAAAAATTGGGTCTTAATTTTAAAGGAAAGCTTGTCGAAAAATCGGACAATCAACCTTTCTTGGATCAGAGTTGGTGTGTAACGGGGAGTTTCCAGAACTTTCAACCAAGAGACAAGGCGATGGATTTGATTTTACATCATGGTGGAAGAAAAGTTTCTTCTGTGTCATCGAAGACGACTCATTTACTGGCGGGGGAAGGAGCAGGCTCCAAACTCGAAAAGGCAATCGAGCTTGGAGTAAAGGTTGTTAGCGAAGACGAATTCCTTGCGATCCTAAAAAGCGCGGGAATAAAATAG
- a CDS encoding response regulator transcription factor, giving the protein MDTLKIIIIEDNLKLRKALKQGLEDTKKVSVLFDCDNGEAAIEFCRKSDVDVLLFDVQIIGPNGIESTISIRKEFPRKPVVFYSIQDDDTYFRDFRRSGILSHYAYVKKSNYLLPSMIVPLLRDAYSGRSFIDPEIESRVQEVRYTDENSPMALLEPNEREVAKFISLGLSNEQIAAKMGIKDKRTISRINGQIYTVWGLADNATDEKVARTRASLIVHENKLLLWSEKGIITYINEKGEEIKWG; this is encoded by the coding sequence ATGGACACTTTAAAAATAATTATAATCGAAGACAATCTTAAGTTGCGCAAAGCGCTCAAACAAGGCTTAGAGGATACAAAAAAAGTTTCTGTTTTGTTTGATTGCGATAATGGAGAAGCGGCTATCGAGTTTTGCCGCAAGTCTGATGTTGATGTTCTCTTATTCGATGTGCAAATAATCGGTCCTAATGGAATTGAGTCAACCATTTCCATTCGAAAAGAATTTCCTCGTAAGCCAGTTGTATTTTATTCTATTCAAGATGATGATACTTACTTTCGAGATTTTCGCCGATCGGGAATACTCAGTCATTATGCGTATGTAAAAAAATCAAATTATCTATTACCCTCTATGATTGTTCCACTTCTACGCGATGCCTATTCAGGTAGGAGTTTTATTGATCCAGAAATAGAATCCCGCGTGCAAGAAGTGCGATATACGGATGAAAATTCTCCCATGGCTCTTCTAGAGCCAAACGAAAGAGAAGTCGCTAAATTCATTTCCCTTGGTTTGAGCAATGAACAGATCGCCGCAAAAATGGGCATAAAGGACAAAAGAACAATTAGCCGCATAAATGGACAAATATATACTGTTTGGGGATTAGCGGATAACGCAACGGACGAAAAAGTCGCCCGCACTCGCGCAAGCCTGATTGTTCACGAAAATAAACTTCTACTCTGGTCAGAAAAAGGAATCATAACTTACATTAATGAAAAGGGAGAAGAAATAAAATGGGGATAG
- a CDS encoding sulfite exporter TauE/SafE family protein, with the protein MLLLFFIGGVLAGIIAGLLGVGGGIIIVPMLVFFGKLPVNAVATSSLAIVITSISGSFQNWREGNLNFKKVISLGLPAVATAQLGVYLASHFSPLLLLSLFAILLFVNVYLVSLRRRLVTMEKISVNEDRIFLNTILTGGAAGILSGLFGVGGGVIMVPLQMLLLGEKIKVAIQTSLGVIILTAISASIGHAVAGNILLTEGLLIGFGGLVGAQFGTRFLPRLSDRVVTIGFLSFIFIIALSIVYQAAKYL; encoded by the coding sequence ATGCTTTTACTTTTTTTTATCGGAGGGGTCTTAGCTGGAATCATTGCTGGACTCCTTGGTGTGGGAGGAGGAATTATTATTGTTCCGATGCTCGTATTCTTCGGTAAATTGCCAGTAAACGCTGTTGCAACTAGTTCTCTGGCCATTGTGATTACTTCTATCTCTGGTAGCTTTCAAAATTGGAGAGAAGGAAATCTCAATTTCAAAAAAGTAATTTCTCTTGGACTACCGGCAGTCGCTACCGCACAGCTCGGCGTTTATCTAGCCTCACATTTTTCTCCTCTCCTATTGCTCTCGTTGTTTGCAATTTTGTTATTCGTCAATGTTTACTTGGTGTCCCTAAGAAGAAGATTAGTTACAATGGAAAAAATTTCAGTCAATGAGGATAGAATTTTTCTCAATACAATTCTAACGGGAGGAGCGGCGGGAATTTTATCCGGTCTCTTTGGAGTTGGCGGTGGGGTAATAATGGTTCCCCTCCAAATGCTTTTACTCGGAGAAAAAATAAAAGTAGCAATCCAAACAAGCCTAGGAGTAATTATACTCACTGCCATTTCTGCCAGTATAGGTCATGCAGTAGCGGGTAATATCTTGTTAACCGAAGGTTTGCTCATCGGATTCGGTGGACTAGTCGGCGCTCAGTTTGGCACTCGCTTCCTTCCCAGGCTTTCCGATAGAGTGGTAACAATTGGATTTTTAAGTTTTATTTTTATCATTGCACTTTCCATTGTCTACCAAGCAGCCAAGTATTTGTAG
- a CDS encoding SpoIIE family protein phosphatase, whose product MHQLAYGMFQEDFKRHKISIAKFVSSVISGEEHASILSNKDMDNPNTQYYASVIQKIYVNESSVQSIYTLNYNKKENTLYYALDVRKASDYTMMNSGKLFIAESDQIKRLIEIIRNESKESIDSNIESKNEGDLIQVYAKIFDEKGEATGIIVIEANTQEIDQFRKSMIIVALSLSLFTFCVTAIAAFILARYFTRPLEILSAAVDNLASGNLIMIDNIDKKDEFGNLAKSFNVMVNNLKIASEVQYNLIVEISNFNESLERKVEERTHTIQEQSQELEKQIMIAKKIQMSLLPEDVPRINGATLSFRYQPMMGVGGDFIDFDYKNDNDLRLFICDVSGHGVPAAFLATMVKMSLQDCYEMKLSPAESLKKIHRSLQGKLSGYFLSAVYCHINLQDGIMTSANAGHLPMLRLGKSGEHELINSKGRIICEAFKTNSEEVVTELKPGDKIILYTDGVTEARDRNQEMFGEKKLIDISLNYHSESSSVLCNKIYDSVLTFTGNSQSQFTDDITILVAEFSGKENNISI is encoded by the coding sequence ATGCATCAACTTGCTTACGGTATGTTTCAAGAGGATTTTAAACGTCACAAAATATCGATAGCAAAATTTGTATCCTCTGTGATATCTGGAGAAGAACATGCATCAATTTTATCCAATAAAGATATGGATAATCCAAACACTCAATACTACGCCAGCGTAATCCAGAAAATCTACGTGAATGAAAGCAGCGTTCAGTCCATCTATACGCTAAATTATAACAAAAAAGAGAATACCTTATATTATGCGCTCGATGTAAGAAAAGCAAGCGATTATACAATGATGAATTCGGGAAAATTATTCATTGCAGAGTCAGATCAAATAAAACGGCTAATAGAAATTATCCGAAATGAATCTAAGGAAAGTATTGACTCTAATATTGAGTCTAAAAACGAGGGAGATCTAATTCAGGTTTATGCAAAGATATTTGACGAGAAGGGTGAAGCAACAGGAATCATTGTGATCGAAGCAAATACACAAGAGATTGATCAATTTCGAAAGAGCATGATCATTGTTGCACTTTCTTTATCCTTGTTTACTTTTTGCGTGACTGCAATTGCGGCTTTTATTCTCGCACGCTATTTTACACGTCCATTAGAAATTCTTTCCGCGGCTGTTGATAATCTTGCTTCGGGAAATTTAATCATGATAGATAATATCGACAAGAAAGATGAATTCGGAAACCTTGCAAAGAGTTTCAATGTGATGGTAAATAATTTGAAAATCGCTTCCGAAGTTCAATACAATCTGATAGTTGAAATTTCTAACTTCAATGAAAGTCTGGAAAGGAAAGTAGAAGAAAGAACTCATACAATTCAGGAGCAATCGCAAGAATTAGAAAAGCAAATTATGATTGCAAAAAAGATTCAAATGTCTTTACTACCGGAAGATGTTCCACGAATCAATGGGGCTACTCTGAGTTTCCGCTATCAGCCAATGATGGGTGTCGGCGGAGATTTTATCGACTTCGATTATAAAAACGATAACGATTTACGCTTGTTTATCTGTGATGTATCAGGTCATGGTGTGCCAGCCGCATTTCTTGCAACGATGGTAAAGATGTCTCTGCAAGATTGCTATGAGATGAAATTGAGTCCGGCGGAATCACTAAAAAAAATTCATCGTTCCCTTCAAGGAAAACTAAGCGGCTATTTTTTATCGGCAGTCTATTGCCATATCAATCTCCAAGATGGGATTATGACTTCTGCGAATGCGGGACACTTACCAATGCTCAGATTGGGCAAAAGCGGTGAGCATGAGTTGATTAATTCTAAAGGAAGAATCATTTGTGAAGCTTTCAAAACAAATTCAGAAGAAGTAGTCACAGAGCTAAAACCGGGAGACAAAATAATATTATACACTGACGGTGTAACAGAAGCGAGAGATAGAAATCAAGAAATGTTCGGAGAGAAAAAGCTAATAGATATTAGCCTCAATTATCATTCAGAATCATCCTCTGTTTTGTGCAATAAAATTTATGATTCAGTGTTAACATTCACAGGAAATTCGCAAAGTCAATTTACCGATGATATAACGATTCTCGTTGCCGAATTTTCGGGAAAGGAAAATAATATTTCCATTTAA
- a CDS encoding DUF1564 family protein: MKVFYTPTFYNECKNLNEEQHNSSLLIPKDLIDFWNERTGDDEDSRRDYLHLLLKKYRFLVYTGILEKSETLMTKYQEKDQRLRKVAIRPYPEDWAELKQLKAFFNKSICFIVTFLVMLDSLGVAESIPEHLSSFGVPMQTQFRLYTRAILSRKNVFYEWQMQYRRDKYHKKV, from the coding sequence ATGAAAGTATTCTACACTCCCACATTTTACAATGAATGTAAAAATTTGAATGAAGAGCAGCATAATTCCTCGCTTCTTATTCCCAAGGACTTGATAGATTTTTGGAATGAAAGAACCGGGGATGATGAAGATAGTCGTCGAGATTATCTTCATTTGCTGTTAAAGAAATATCGGTTTTTAGTTTACACTGGTATTCTAGAAAAAAGCGAAACGCTTATGACTAAATACCAGGAAAAAGATCAGCGTCTTCGGAAAGTGGCTATTCGTCCTTATCCGGAAGACTGGGCAGAGTTGAAACAATTGAAAGCTTTTTTTAACAAAAGCATTTGTTTTATCGTGACCTTTTTAGTAATGCTTGATTCTCTTGGTGTTGCAGAATCTATCCCTGAACATTTAAGTAGTTTCGGAGTTCCTATGCAAACGCAATTTCGTCTATACACAAGAGCCATTTTATCAAGGAAAAATGTGTTTTACGAGTGGCAAATGCAATATCGAAGAGACAAGTATCACAAAAAAGTTTAG
- a CDS encoding sugar transferase gives MRQILTITLTLLAIFFFSPFIILIALCVFLEDRGPILFLQERIGLREIPFLIYKFRTMRDGKVTRVGRILRRTGLDELAQLFNILLGDMNIVGPRPLTKFDIDRLGWNQYKFVKRFSVKPGLTGLGQVYGGKGARISKCFEYSYLKLQSFEMDMRIIMITFIVNLFGKERVRKLLWEKLKERRRNPNWNKWLKHFKRNALSPIRESIEPVSNLSEEKIIAFHRSLAIFQLGESGEGRIAKQIEDVHIFGVNDTYRDCLKLFVKEEGRHGRVLALMVRSLGGKILSHNWTESLFSFGRRLLGIRLKLLVLLAAEAVGVTFYKILIRELPLSGMRAALIEITRDEEFHLRFHQEFFKVRIETYLHKKIFQFFWRIVTLLAFIVVVLDHWKSLKTFEVSFTKTYEDFFKIVRGVEDEICKSEKEKVVHFGNPILNMR, from the coding sequence ATGAGACAAATACTAACTATTACATTAACCCTTTTGGCGATTTTCTTTTTTTCACCGTTTATAATTTTGATTGCGCTGTGCGTTTTCTTAGAAGACAGAGGTCCTATACTTTTCCTCCAGGAAAGAATCGGACTTAGAGAAATTCCTTTTCTGATTTATAAATTCCGAACGATGAGAGACGGAAAAGTAACTAGAGTCGGAAGAATTCTGAGAAGAACAGGCTTGGACGAGCTTGCACAACTTTTTAATATACTACTCGGTGATATGAACATTGTAGGACCGAGGCCACTGACGAAATTTGATATTGATAGGCTTGGATGGAATCAGTATAAGTTTGTAAAGAGATTTAGCGTTAAACCCGGATTAACCGGACTGGGACAAGTCTATGGAGGAAAAGGGGCTAGGATTTCAAAATGCTTTGAGTATTCTTATTTAAAATTACAGAGCTTCGAGATGGATATGAGGATAATCATGATTACCTTTATTGTAAATCTTTTCGGAAAAGAGAGAGTTCGAAAATTATTATGGGAAAAATTAAAAGAGAGAAGAAGAAATCCTAATTGGAATAAATGGCTTAAGCATTTTAAAAGAAACGCACTTTCTCCAATACGAGAGAGTATAGAGCCTGTTTCAAATCTTTCAGAGGAGAAGATAATCGCTTTTCACCGCTCACTAGCAATCTTTCAACTGGGAGAATCGGGAGAAGGTAGAATTGCAAAGCAAATTGAGGATGTTCATATTTTTGGAGTAAATGATACATACAGAGACTGTCTCAAACTTTTCGTGAAAGAGGAAGGTAGGCATGGAAGAGTATTAGCACTCATGGTTCGAAGCTTAGGTGGTAAAATTCTTTCGCATAATTGGACAGAAAGCTTATTTAGTTTTGGAAGAAGGCTACTCGGTATTAGACTCAAACTTTTAGTTCTACTTGCCGCTGAAGCAGTAGGTGTAACGTTCTATAAAATTCTGATTCGAGAACTACCACTCTCAGGAATGCGCGCAGCCTTGATTGAAATTACACGCGATGAAGAATTTCATCTACGATTTCACCAAGAGTTTTTCAAAGTAAGGATTGAAACTTATTTGCATAAAAAAATCTTTCAATTCTTCTGGAGGATAGTAACCCTGCTTGCATTTATCGTTGTAGTTTTGGATCATTGGAAATCTCTCAAGACTTTTGAAGTATCTTTCACTAAAACTTACGAAGACTTTTTCAAAATTGTTCGTGGGGTGGAAGACGAAATTTGCAAATCAGAAAAGGAAAAGGTAGTTCATTTTGGAAATCCAATTTTGAATATGAGATAA